A single genomic interval of Brevibacillus brevis harbors:
- a CDS encoding HNH endonuclease: MRRVPKPNFSTEEVLLKCISNYTDTDLVRRFKASKGNIADWSNILQKKIETNTVSTIVEDKCIPPKITKNEMVKLYTDKLAKQGQPGREIYNDIMDLPKHRLCPICGYRPVDSLDHYLPKEKFPALSISPINLIPACMGCNKLKSSSKPNSPEEEFIHPYFDNIEDEPWLYLKVVEELPLTVYFIAEPSQSSWDDLKKIRVIKHFSRFRLGQLYSSYASNELSGKIYSLKSSFEQGGAALVRDELLKQIESFKYAEVNSWQIALYTGLYESQWFCEEALKKPIDKILK, encoded by the coding sequence ATGCGAAGAGTCCCTAAACCTAATTTTTCTACAGAAGAAGTCCTATTAAAATGCATCAGCAATTATACAGACACGGATTTAGTTAGACGATTTAAGGCCAGTAAAGGCAATATAGCTGACTGGAGTAATATTCTACAGAAGAAAATCGAAACTAACACTGTTTCAACAATAGTTGAAGATAAATGCATACCTCCAAAAATAACAAAAAACGAAATGGTCAAGCTATACACTGATAAATTGGCCAAACAAGGACAACCTGGAAGGGAGATATATAATGACATAATGGATCTTCCTAAACATAGACTATGTCCAATTTGTGGTTATAGACCTGTTGATAGTTTAGACCACTATTTGCCAAAAGAAAAATTTCCTGCACTCTCTATAAGTCCAATAAATTTAATTCCAGCATGCATGGGTTGTAACAAACTTAAATCATCCTCTAAACCTAACTCGCCAGAAGAAGAATTTATACATCCTTATTTTGATAACATAGAGGATGAGCCGTGGCTATATTTAAAAGTTGTAGAAGAACTGCCCCTTACTGTTTATTTTATAGCGGAACCTAGTCAATCATCTTGGGACGACTTAAAAAAAATACGTGTAATTAAGCACTTTAGTAGATTTCGCCTTGGTCAATTATATAGTAGTTACGCAAGTAATGAGTTATCAGGGAAGATTTACTCTTTAAAAAGTTCATTTGAACAAGGAGGAGCGGCTCTAGTTAGGGATGAGTTGCTTAAACAGATAGAAAGTTTTAAGTATGCTGAGGTAAATTCATGGCAAATTGCTTTGTATACAGGATTATATGAAAGCCAGTGGTTTTGTGAAGAAGCATTAAAAAAACCAATAGACAAAATACTGAAGTGA
- a CDS encoding AAA family ATPase, with amino-acid sequence MQFYERAFKTALTHPGVHLIKDGWNDFGYYTSYRMYFLDEHGNKTEIGFVKIAMSIEDNESTAIPSKFTQLDTSYFSLGQGIDYFKNLNKLGPTIRDEILKGLNDIAYDLDLFEKVREFNITRKSLLRDYKVFTVKDQFHRVAKGGVPLTPYSFSYCHTYNDRESVEFDFEVVPDSMPPTNIHALIGSNGVGKTTIINDMIYSLLYDSKSQNADSYFYDNENFDSTNLFANTIFISFSAFDNTPHYRDKIDEEKGPLYSYIGLKDSELIEKNESNSVERYVTKTPETLIDEFIRSIKFIKETTDKRKFHKWEEAIEMLESDAIFKSFGLREVDLSRIEELKVIFNRLSSGHKIILLTITKLIEKVDEKSLVILDEPESHLHPPLLSSFIRALSDILISQNGVAIIATHSPVILQELPRSCVSIIKRSSKSCSVLRPEIETFGENVGTLTREVFGLEVTYSGFHKILEDLVEQGKGYDEIVEQFNGELGIEARTILRSLLMYKE; translated from the coding sequence ATGCAATTTTACGAAAGAGCTTTTAAAACAGCTCTTACTCATCCCGGAGTACATTTGATCAAAGATGGATGGAACGATTTTGGTTACTACACCTCTTATAGGATGTATTTTTTGGACGAACATGGAAATAAAACAGAAATAGGTTTTGTAAAAATTGCGATGTCAATCGAGGATAATGAATCTACAGCGATTCCATCAAAATTCACTCAATTAGATACCAGTTACTTCAGTCTAGGACAAGGTATAGATTATTTTAAGAACCTAAATAAACTTGGTCCTACCATAAGAGACGAGATTTTAAAAGGATTGAATGATATCGCTTATGATCTTGATCTGTTTGAAAAGGTTAGGGAATTTAATATCACACGAAAATCATTGCTTCGCGATTATAAAGTATTCACTGTAAAAGATCAATTCCACAGAGTTGCGAAAGGTGGTGTACCACTAACACCTTATTCATTTAGTTATTGCCATACCTATAATGATAGGGAATCAGTCGAGTTTGACTTTGAAGTCGTGCCAGATTCAATGCCTCCAACTAATATACATGCATTAATTGGCAGTAATGGCGTTGGAAAAACAACAATTATTAACGATATGATTTACTCTTTACTATATGACTCTAAATCTCAAAATGCAGATAGTTATTTTTATGATAATGAAAACTTCGACTCAACTAATCTATTTGCAAATACAATTTTCATCTCATTTAGCGCATTTGATAATACTCCACATTATCGAGATAAAATCGATGAAGAAAAAGGTCCTTTGTATTCTTATATTGGTCTAAAAGACAGTGAGTTAATTGAAAAAAATGAGTCTAACTCGGTTGAAAGATATGTAACAAAGACACCAGAAACGTTAATTGATGAATTTATCCGTAGCATTAAATTTATCAAAGAAACGACTGATAAAAGGAAGTTTCATAAGTGGGAAGAAGCAATTGAAATGCTAGAAAGTGATGCGATTTTTAAAAGTTTTGGGTTAAGAGAAGTCGATTTAAGTAGAATTGAGGAATTGAAAGTAATATTTAATCGTCTAAGTTCTGGACATAAGATTATATTATTGACCATTACAAAGTTAATTGAAAAAGTTGATGAAAAGTCGTTAGTTATTCTAGATGAGCCAGAATCTCATTTGCATCCACCATTGCTATCTTCATTTATCAGAGCATTATCAGATATATTAATTTCTCAAAATGGAGTAGCAATTATTGCAACGCATTCACCAGTTATTCTTCAAGAGTTACCCCGAAGCTGTGTATCAATTATCAAGAGAAGCAGTAAAAGTTGTTCTGTTCTCAGACCTGAAATTGAGACGTTTGGTGAGAATGTAGGAACATTAACAAGAGAAGTATTTGGCTTAGAGGTTACGTATTCTGGATTTCATAAAATATTAGAGGACCTGGTAGAACAGGGTAAGGGGTATGATGAAATAGTTGAACAGTTTAATGGTGAACTAGGTATAGAAGCTCGCACTATTCTAAGGTCACTATTGATGTATAAGGAGTAG
- a CDS encoding HNH endonuclease codes for MDLSLKFHKALLDTCQKTRRETTYNPSGLSQRLASENGVVVAKTLLRGKDQSGLARLLLEGRLDLSMEALMLDKEYKDLFTDEERDIARQRLIECKYTFPAEAEMEMEENVAENPIESTPIDVTSIFVPGAEFRRLDLHTLFAGQSYGRISTSSRFPFIMLFTGERGEEYGYKDGWNEEGIFLYTGEGQEGDMQFIKGNKAIIEHVDDGKDVHLFEYIRTGHVRYIGQMICIGYKVRDKDNKGQDRKVIVFELMPIEVVNNSEIVGATELSDLSLEELKNKALVITNHGQGTTLKERIVQYRERSRAVKLYALKRANGVCEACGNEAPFINTKGEPFLEVHHTRRLSDGGPDHPEWVAAICPNCHRRTHYGYDAVSYNDKIIKKIIETELRIGAK; via the coding sequence ATGGACCTTAGTTTGAAATTTCATAAAGCCTTACTTGATACCTGCCAAAAAACAAGGCGAGAGACTACATACAATCCTTCTGGATTATCTCAAAGGCTTGCAAGCGAAAATGGTGTGGTTGTTGCGAAGACTTTACTCAGGGGTAAGGATCAATCTGGTTTAGCTAGATTGTTGTTGGAGGGACGCCTTGATCTCTCGATGGAAGCCCTTATGCTAGATAAAGAGTATAAAGATTTATTCACTGATGAAGAACGGGACATAGCTCGCCAACGACTAATTGAATGTAAATATACTTTCCCAGCGGAAGCCGAAATGGAAATGGAAGAGAACGTAGCTGAAAATCCAATTGAGAGTACGCCTATAGATGTAACGAGTATATTTGTACCCGGAGCTGAGTTTAGAAGACTTGATCTTCACACACTGTTTGCTGGACAGAGTTACGGAAGAATCTCAACTTCTTCCAGGTTTCCTTTTATCATGCTGTTTACTGGAGAACGCGGTGAAGAGTATGGATACAAAGATGGTTGGAATGAAGAAGGCATATTCTTGTATACCGGTGAAGGTCAAGAAGGAGATATGCAATTCATCAAGGGGAATAAGGCTATTATAGAGCATGTGGACGACGGTAAGGATGTTCATCTATTTGAGTACATACGAACTGGCCATGTAAGGTACATAGGTCAAATGATATGTATCGGGTACAAAGTAAGGGATAAAGACAACAAGGGGCAAGATCGGAAAGTAATTGTGTTTGAGTTAATGCCAATTGAGGTAGTTAATAATAGTGAGATTGTTGGTGCAACTGAATTAAGTGATTTGTCATTAGAGGAACTTAAGAATAAGGCATTAGTTATCACAAATCATGGCCAGGGAACTACCCTAAAAGAACGTATAGTTCAATATCGAGAGAGAAGTCGGGCTGTAAAGCTGTATGCACTGAAAAGAGCAAACGGAGTATGCGAAGCGTGTGGTAATGAAGCTCCTTTTATAAACACAAAAGGGGAGCCATTTTTGGAAGTACACCATACGCGAAGATTATCAGACGGAGGACCAGATCATCCAGAGTGGGTGGCAGCAATTTGCCCGAATTGTCATAGGAGAACTCATTATGGTTATGACGCTGTTAGCTATAATGACAAGATAATAAAGAAAATAATTGAAACAGAGTTACGAATAGGGGCAAAATAG
- a CDS encoding ImmA/IrrE family metallo-endopeptidase — protein sequence MKLSYTPTPLETWISHFYKQLGIKTPDELDEQRIARTLNIHLFYKEIPSMSYEFGRFKSITIDKRLPSLVQREHFYHELCHILRHSGRQLMMPAAFRELQEWDARNFTRYAALPLHMLKNYDYKQPEILDILTEQFKVTPELCSDRLLRIKSKLSCNPIRFIS from the coding sequence ATGAAGCTATCTTACACTCCTACCCCTCTTGAAACTTGGATAAGCCACTTTTACAAGCAACTTGGCATAAAAACACCTGACGAATTAGACGAACAACGTATTGCAAGAACATTAAACATCCATCTCTTTTACAAAGAGATCCCATCAATGTCATATGAGTTCGGTCGGTTCAAAAGTATAACGATAGACAAACGACTCCCTTCACTTGTGCAAAGGGAGCATTTTTATCATGAGCTTTGTCATATCCTCCGTCACTCCGGACGTCAGCTAATGATGCCCGCTGCCTTTCGTGAACTACAGGAATGGGACGCAAGGAATTTCACAAGATACGCCGCTTTACCACTACATATGCTGAAGAACTATGATTACAAGCAACCTGAGATACTAGATATCTTAACAGAGCAGTTTAAAGTTACACCCGAACTGTGTTCAGATAGATTGCTAAGAATCAAATCAAAATTGTCATGCAACCCAATCCGATTCATCTCGTAA
- a CDS encoding recombinase family protein, giving the protein MLRLAVYARVSSDDQAERGTIENQLEFARKYADLHQLEIVKWYKDDGVTGTVPLEARPAGRELLQDAKNGEIDLLLIYRLDRLGRSARIILNSVHDLESDGVKIRSMTEPFDTGDPSGRFLLTILAGVADLERETIIERLWYGANRAARAGKWLGGIVPYGYRVDSEGYLVVCEELLPRSDMTEAGVVRLIFHMVANQGHSCIKVSEYLNALGVPTAYARDDRKVTRGKRKQKTAGIWRPSRIRGIITSTTYYGLHIYGKRSKRKRDLIEREVPAIVDIETWEKAQAVLRSNQIEAMRNTKNQYLLRSLLKCQCCGLTYVGIHYPGSKRALKGFYVCTGKQAFKGPMQGKCTSKNLPQDWIEDLVWRDCLSFINQPGEALQEIAAAREVKQTKKVDLESEITLIQKSIDDKDVERQSILDLFRKSIITFTDLEKQIQKINQEKEILEQRLKEIRSSLQVDHDYSTKMMNAFQLLTSLRNKLDDNPSFETRREIVKALVERIQVHTTPSEGSKRPRASVTVQYSFAKDIIYTDKDYTNQLTETEQER; this is encoded by the coding sequence ATGTTGCGGTTAGCTGTTTATGCACGTGTCAGTTCAGACGATCAAGCAGAACGTGGTACGATCGAAAACCAACTTGAATTTGCTCGTAAGTATGCGGATCTCCATCAATTAGAAATCGTAAAGTGGTACAAGGATGACGGCGTAACAGGAACCGTCCCACTTGAAGCTCGTCCAGCCGGACGCGAACTGTTACAAGATGCTAAGAATGGCGAGATTGATCTCCTTCTCATCTACCGCTTAGACCGACTTGGACGATCTGCCAGAATCATCCTGAATTCCGTTCACGACCTAGAAAGTGACGGTGTAAAAATCCGTTCCATGACGGAGCCGTTTGATACCGGAGATCCATCTGGCCGTTTCCTTTTAACCATTCTAGCAGGGGTGGCTGACTTAGAGCGTGAGACCATCATAGAACGTCTGTGGTACGGTGCAAACCGCGCTGCACGGGCTGGTAAATGGCTTGGAGGTATTGTCCCCTATGGATACCGCGTAGACAGTGAAGGCTATCTGGTGGTTTGTGAAGAGCTACTCCCTCGCTCAGATATGACAGAGGCAGGAGTTGTTAGGCTGATTTTCCATATGGTTGCTAACCAAGGCCACTCATGCATTAAAGTCTCAGAATACTTAAATGCCTTAGGTGTTCCTACGGCTTACGCAAGGGATGATCGGAAAGTTACTCGAGGAAAACGAAAACAGAAAACTGCGGGTATTTGGCGCCCCTCAAGAATACGTGGGATCATTACGAGTACCACTTACTATGGATTACACATCTATGGAAAACGGAGCAAAAGAAAACGCGATTTGATAGAACGCGAAGTTCCAGCCATTGTTGATATTGAAACATGGGAAAAAGCACAGGCAGTCCTTCGAAGTAATCAAATAGAAGCAATGCGTAACACCAAGAATCAATATTTACTTAGAAGCCTACTAAAATGTCAGTGCTGCGGATTAACGTATGTGGGGATTCATTATCCTGGAAGTAAACGAGCTTTGAAAGGATTCTATGTCTGTACCGGTAAACAAGCATTTAAGGGTCCAATGCAAGGGAAGTGTACATCAAAGAATCTACCGCAAGATTGGATCGAGGACCTTGTGTGGAGAGATTGCTTGTCCTTTATTAATCAGCCAGGGGAAGCCCTTCAGGAGATTGCTGCAGCTAGGGAAGTAAAGCAGACTAAGAAGGTCGATTTAGAGTCCGAAATAACACTTATTCAAAAGAGCATCGATGATAAAGATGTAGAACGACAGAGTATCCTGGACCTCTTCCGTAAAAGCATCATCACTTTTACCGATTTAGAAAAACAGATCCAAAAAATCAATCAAGAGAAAGAGATTCTCGAACAACGCTTAAAAGAAATAAGGAGCTCGCTGCAAGTTGACCACGATTACTCTACGAAGATGATGAATGCTTTTCAATTACTCACATCACTACGAAATAAACTAGATGACAATCCATCATTCGAAACGAGGCGTGAAATCGTAAAAGCCCTCGTTGAACGAATTCAAGTACATACAACACCTAGTGAAGGTTCAAAACGCCCTCGCGCTTCAGTTACAGTTCAGTATTCTTTTGCCAAGGATATTATCTACACGGACAAGGATTACACGAACCAATTAACAGAAACCGAGCAGGAAAGGTAA
- a CDS encoding YifB family Mg chelatase-like AAA ATPase, whose protein sequence is MYACSYSGTVLGIDGMVVTVETDIANGLPQFDLVGLGGSAVKEARDRVRAALRNAGYDYPMQRITVNLAPADQRKEGSGFDLAIAFGILLASKQMLPRQERILVLGELALDGSLRPGTGVLPILLEAKKAGFTHVILPEQNAAEARLVDITVLPASNLEEAVNYWKEGLHSKDPDLIYHETQTGKTKTNQLPPDFANVYGQQFVKRGLEIAAAGFHNVILVGPPGSGKTLLATCLPGIMPNMTIHESYEVTKIYSIAGQLKRESGLVEERPFRAPHHTITATALIGGGAQIPRPGECSLSHSGILFLDEMPEFSRHVLEVLRQPLESGVVTIGRSKQVFTFPARFLLIGSCNPCPCR, encoded by the coding sequence ATGTACGCATGCAGCTATTCAGGCACTGTACTCGGCATAGATGGAATGGTAGTCACTGTAGAAACAGACATAGCAAATGGCTTACCTCAATTCGATTTGGTTGGACTTGGCGGTTCAGCAGTAAAAGAAGCGAGAGATCGTGTTCGTGCTGCCTTGCGGAATGCAGGATACGACTACCCAATGCAGCGGATCACCGTCAATCTGGCACCAGCAGACCAGCGCAAGGAAGGTTCTGGTTTCGACCTTGCTATTGCGTTTGGAATTTTACTCGCCTCTAAACAAATGCTACCCAGACAGGAACGAATTCTCGTTTTAGGAGAGTTGGCATTAGACGGCTCACTTCGCCCTGGCACGGGTGTACTCCCCATCTTACTAGAAGCCAAAAAAGCAGGATTTACCCACGTGATTCTCCCCGAACAAAATGCAGCGGAAGCACGGCTCGTCGACATTACCGTATTGCCTGCGAGCAATCTGGAAGAGGCCGTGAACTACTGGAAAGAAGGACTTCATAGTAAGGACCCCGACTTGATTTATCACGAAACACAAACAGGCAAGACAAAAACCAACCAGCTGCCTCCCGATTTTGCCAATGTTTACGGACAGCAATTTGTAAAACGTGGTTTGGAGATTGCAGCAGCCGGATTTCATAATGTGATATTGGTGGGGCCTCCAGGTTCAGGAAAAACTCTTTTAGCTACTTGCCTGCCTGGTATCATGCCGAACATGACCATTCATGAATCTTACGAAGTGACGAAAATATACAGTATTGCTGGTCAATTAAAGCGGGAGAGTGGGCTTGTCGAGGAGAGACCTTTTCGTGCACCGCATCACACGATTACGGCTACTGCACTGATTGGCGGTGGCGCACAAATCCCGCGTCCCGGAGAATGTAGCTTGTCTCACAGTGGGATCCTCTTCCTAGATGAAATGCCCGAGTTTTCTCGGCATGTATTAGAGGTACTGCGCCAGCCGCTGGAATCAGGGGTTGTCACGATTGGACGATCCAAGCAGGTTTTTACCTTTCCTGCTCGGTTTCTGTTAATTGGTTCGTGTAATCCTTGTCCGTGTAGATAA